A genomic window from Candidatus Kouleothrix ribensis includes:
- a CDS encoding GAF domain-containing protein, which yields MDVTIQYVAPLVLAGLVSAVIAAAAWRRRPAPGALPFAVLMSSVALWSVGYALELYVPGLAAKILWGKIEYLAIVFVPLTWLVFALEYTGRERWLTRRTIGALAALPLLVLALVWTNEAHRLIWRALQIDSSGAIAVLRVTYGSAFWVHTGYSYLLMLLATGMLVRKITSSSHLYREQAVPLLIGAFAPWLGNALYLIGLGPAVRLDLTPFAFTITGLTFGWSLLRSHLLDIVPVARDAVLERMSDGVIVLNGQNRIVDLNPAARAIVGWNDNRAIGQLAGDAFASWPHLVETYRDVQDARAEITIDSAQGPASYDLRITPIIDRRGGPSGRLIVLRDITERKQAEKVLLRQNEYLVALHDTALGLVNRLDLATVLETIVERASQILDAPNGFLFTYQPDTHTLVAEVGIGRFASSRGYQLKPSECLVGLVWTHGKSMTVDNYSTWEHRLSDFAPLELGSVVAIPLHSDTSVIGVLGLAYNQAGHLFTDEELTVLSRLGQLAALAIDNARLFASVQMLYDEQRSLADQLLKAKDLAEAANRAKTEFISFISHELRNPMTSMRGYIDLLKVGAAGPLSADQTEIIDTVRTNIDFMTTLVSDLLDTARIESGRLRLKFTSISLIELLDGVVISAHGQLERKSQMLDLHLQPDLPPVWADEVRVTQILSNLLNNANKYTPNGGSISITASQCNDCGGARPGHEMLHIVVRDTGIGISEADQPRVFEYFFRSDDPHARAASGTGLGLAITRSLVELMGGQIWFESIYKQGSAFHFTLPIATENQRVDDDRQLLARA from the coding sequence ATGGATGTCACGATCCAGTATGTTGCTCCGCTCGTGCTCGCGGGCTTGGTGTCGGCCGTCATCGCGGCCGCCGCATGGCGCCGCCGGCCCGCACCAGGTGCGTTGCCGTTTGCCGTGCTGATGAGCAGCGTAGCCCTCTGGTCGGTTGGGTACGCGCTCGAGCTATACGTGCCTGGGCTGGCGGCCAAGATCCTCTGGGGCAAGATCGAGTATCTTGCGATCGTGTTTGTGCCGCTGACATGGCTGGTGTTCGCGCTAGAATACACCGGGCGCGAGCGCTGGCTGACGCGCCGAACCATCGGGGCCTTGGCGGCGCTGCCGCTGCTGGTGCTGGCACTGGTGTGGACGAACGAGGCGCATAGGTTGATCTGGCGCGCCCTGCAGATCGACAGTAGTGGCGCGATTGCGGTGCTACGCGTGACGTATGGCTCGGCCTTCTGGGTGCATACCGGCTATTCATACCTGCTGATGCTGCTGGCTACCGGCATGCTGGTGCGCAAGATCACCAGCTCGTCGCACCTCTACCGCGAGCAGGCGGTGCCGCTGCTGATCGGCGCCTTCGCGCCCTGGCTTGGCAATGCGCTGTACCTGATCGGCCTCGGGCCGGCCGTGCGGCTCGATCTAACCCCATTCGCGTTCACGATCACCGGCCTGACGTTTGGCTGGAGCCTGCTGCGCTCGCACCTGCTCGATATTGTGCCGGTGGCGCGCGACGCGGTGCTCGAGCGTATGAGCGATGGCGTGATTGTGCTGAACGGGCAGAACCGGATCGTCGACCTTAACCCGGCCGCGCGGGCGATCGTGGGCTGGAACGATAATCGTGCGATCGGCCAGCTGGCCGGTGATGCGTTTGCCAGCTGGCCACACCTGGTCGAGACCTACCGCGACGTGCAAGATGCGCGGGCCGAGATCACGATCGACAGCGCCCAAGGCCCTGCCTCCTACGATCTGCGCATCACGCCGATCATCGACCGGCGCGGTGGCCCGAGCGGCCGCCTGATCGTGCTGCGCGATATCACCGAGCGCAAGCAGGCCGAGAAGGTACTGCTGCGCCAGAATGAATACCTGGTCGCGCTGCACGACACCGCGCTTGGCCTGGTCAACCGCCTCGATCTTGCCACCGTGCTCGAGACGATCGTCGAGCGTGCCAGCCAGATCCTCGACGCGCCAAATGGCTTCCTATTCACCTATCAGCCCGATACGCACACGCTCGTGGCCGAGGTTGGCATTGGTCGCTTCGCCAGCTCACGCGGCTACCAGCTCAAACCGAGCGAATGCCTGGTTGGGCTGGTGTGGACACACGGCAAATCGATGACGGTCGATAACTACAGCACCTGGGAGCACCGCCTGAGCGATTTCGCGCCGCTCGAGCTAGGTTCGGTAGTGGCTATTCCGTTACATTCCGATACAAGCGTGATCGGCGTGCTCGGGCTGGCCTACAATCAGGCCGGGCACCTGTTTACCGATGAAGAGCTGACGGTGCTCAGCCGGCTTGGGCAGCTGGCCGCGCTGGCGATCGACAACGCCCGGCTGTTCGCGTCGGTGCAGATGCTCTACGACGAGCAGCGCAGCCTGGCCGACCAGCTGCTGAAGGCCAAAGATCTGGCCGAGGCCGCCAACCGCGCCAAAACCGAATTCATCTCGTTCATCTCGCACGAGCTGCGCAACCCGATGACCTCGATGCGCGGCTATATCGACCTGCTGAAGGTCGGGGCGGCCGGGCCGCTGAGCGCCGATCAGACCGAGATCATCGATACAGTGCGCACCAACATCGATTTCATGACCACGCTCGTATCGGATCTGCTCGATACGGCGCGGATTGAGTCGGGCCGGCTGCGGCTCAAGTTCACCAGCATTTCGCTGATCGAGCTGCTCGACGGCGTGGTGATCTCGGCGCACGGCCAGCTCGAGCGCAAGTCGCAAATGCTCGACCTACACCTCCAGCCGGATCTGCCGCCGGTCTGGGCCGACGAGGTGCGCGTTACACAGATCCTCTCGAATCTGCTGAACAACGCAAATAAGTATACCCCTAACGGCGGCAGCATTTCGATCACCGCCTCGCAGTGCAACGACTGCGGCGGGGCGCGGCCCGGCCACGAGATGCTGCATATCGTGGTGCGCGACACCGGGATCGGCATCAGCGAGGCCGATCAGCCCAGGGTGTTCGAGTACTTCTTCCGCTCGGATGACCCGCACGCCCGCGCGGCCTCGGGCACCGGCCTGGGCCTGGCGATCACACGATCGTTGGTCGAGCTGATGGGTGGCCAGATCTGGTTCGAGAGCATCTATAAGCAGGGTTCGGCCTTCCACTTCACGCTGCCGATTGCGACCGAGAATCAGCGCGTCGACGACGACCGGCAGCTGCTGGCGCGTGCCTGA